The proteins below are encoded in one region of Scomber japonicus isolate fScoJap1 chromosome 2, fScoJap1.pri, whole genome shotgun sequence:
- the odam gene encoding uncharacterized protein odam, with protein sequence MKLQTSLLLICLFRTSFALPLQIGILASNSNEILGLNGLTLAALGQAQVLGQGQASEVLFIPQVLNLNPQLAGPFIPQGGQLPQFIFPAQGNQLTPGVLPNGQQEQLPSPQDPNNPQQAQIPMQTFPQFQYPAFGYPQFTGQQGLPYFLTPYGYPQQRNNVVLQPNNGKMGQRNPEKTTQRPQLPLQQPSQPKVQTDKVKSTTIPPNPRGDASGPGVDEGQSNFPFLFEP encoded by the exons ATGAAGCTCCAGACCTCCCTTCTGTTGATCTGCCTTTTCAGGACAAGCTTTGCTCTTCCA TTGCAGATTGGAATTCTTGCAAGCAACAGCAATGAG atCCTGGGACTGAACGGACTAACTCTTGCAGCTCTTGGACAAGCACAGGTCCTTGGACAAGGACAG GCGTCTGAGGTTCTGTTCATTCCACAGGTGCTTAACTTGAACCCTCAGTTGGCTGGTCCGTTCATTCCTCAGGGGGGCCAGTTGCCCCAGTTTATTTTTCCCGCCCAGGGCAACCAACTGACACCTGGAGTCCTCCCCAACGGTCAGCAGGAGCAGCTCCCATCTCCACAGGACCCAAATAATCCTCAGCAGGCCCAAATTCCTATGCAG ACGTTTCCACAGTTCCAGTATCCTGCTTTTGGATACCCTCAGTTTACCGGACAGCAG GGCTTACCTTACTTTCTGACTCCTTATGGCTACCCACAGCAGAGGAATAATGTGGTGCTGCAGCCCAACAATGGTAAGATGGGTCAGCGGAACCCGGAGAAAACTACACAGAGGCCCCAGCTCCCTCTGCAG CAGCCTTCCCAGCCAAAGGTACAAACAGACAAGGTGA AGTCTACTACCATCCCTCCTAATCCTCGTGGTGATGCTTCTGGCCCTGGGGTTGATGAG GGTCAATCCAACTTCCCCTTCCTGTTTGAGCCTTAG